A genomic segment from Drosophila miranda strain MSH22 chromosome 3, D.miranda_PacBio2.1, whole genome shotgun sequence encodes:
- the LOC117187792 gene encoding protein panoramix-like, whose translation MNETEVKVEIKAEDNAKLGENETTPLRLRRLDENDETRYAHGHGWESDHDDVEILSFPRTPRSELTKPNSPTNATEEPEEPLVKAQPEAPVVMAEPEVPVVKAEPAAAEVDFATVTAIIDELFDIIQKLELDEHGLSGIPSGFSNRDEINNMDLEPPQPATPDSTDNLEELEACREATQKALEELDQFKEEPDERKKKKRKHKRGESEESVAEKRTQSNSPVDDNQKENKRTSRDNKRTSEEHQRDRRRHHEHNPRDDRRHHEHNPRDDRRHHDDSHRYNRHQHEDKPRDKRPREDNHRLKRGDHDANPRDNRRHYEDNERESKRLREDHQSEKRRHQEHKQMAIKRLREDNQTEVKGKRDLRVRVTLNVLPRIATIKQAPTSAVDSDSEFEWIYVRDDERHIKVVNREKLCQQEQNEAVAETANPEPSPQKLTKRENGNLAESWAKQVLELFERKKLDDQEEEFLMVDTIHKVPKSESFMSKEAFENPSPICNNYNVVYEFNSAPGTRIDLAKWGMEALPDSTRDLLRILAYDVDHLKQAQLKAQPNQRILKLKQEQLFNSPFSEPEEFDSAALYINASTQTDFRPHTHSVGTQAKLEGQPRGAFWQEPDFDMTFLTTPQMNVMFSLQELCRTLPSPAHACILYQALQPALDNKREFRSHK comes from the exons ATGAACGAAACTGAGGTAAAAGTTGAAATAAAAGCAGAAGATAATGCCAAACTCGGCGAGAACGAGACCACGCCGCTACGGCTACGGCGACTCGACGAGAACGACGAGACGCGCTACGCACA TGGCCATGGATGGGAAAGCGACCACGACGATGTCGAGATCCTATCTTTTCCTCGTACTCCGCGAAGTGAACTGACAAAACCAAATAGTCCAACTAATGCCACCGAAGAGCCGGAGGAACCTCTTGTCAAGGCACAGCCTGAGGCTCCCGTTGTCATGGCTGAGCCTGAGGTTCCAGTTGTCAAGGCAGAACCGGCAGCTGCTGAAGTCGATTTTGCTACTGTTACAGCAATAATCGACGAACTATTCGATATAATTCAAAAATTGGAGTTAGACGAACATGGCTTGTCGGGCATTCCAAGTGGTTTCAGCAACAGGGATGAAATTAACAACATGGACTTGGAACCGCCCCAACCAGCTACGCCAGACTCAACGGACAACCTGGAAGAACTTGAAGCGTGCCGCGAAGCGACTCAGAAGGCGTTGGAAGAGTTGGATCAGTTCAAAGAGGAGCCAGATGAGCGTAAGAAGAAGAAGCGAAAGCACAAGAGGGGTGAATCTGAGGAAAGTGTTGCTGAAAAACGGACTCAAAGTAACAGTCCGGTCGATGATAATCAAAAGGAAAACAAGCGCACCTCACGGGACAATAAACGCACAAGCGAAGAGCATCAACGGGACAGGAGACGCCACCACGAACACAATCCAAGGGACGATAGACGCCATCACGAACACAATCCAAGAGACGATAGACGCCACCACGACGACAGTCATAGGTATAACAGACATCAACACGAGGATAAACCAAGGGACAAGCGTCCACGCGAGGATAATCACAGGCTCAAAAGAGGCGATCATGACGCTAACCCACGAGACAATAGACGCCACTATGAGGATAATGAAAGGGAAAGTAAACGACTACGCGAGGATCATCAAAGCGAAAAAAGACGCCATCAGGAGCATAAGCAAATGGCTATTAAACGTCTACGCGAAGATAATCAAACTGAAGTCAAAGGCAAGCGTGATCTTAGGGTGAGAGTAACATTAAATGTCCTGCCGCGCATCGCCACAATAAAACAAGCGCCGACGTCCGCAGTGGATTCAGATTCGGAGTTTGAGTGGATTTATGTTCGAGACGACGAGAGGCACATCAAAGTCGTAAATCGCGAGAAGTTGTGCCAGCAGGAGCAGAATGAGGCCGTTGCAGAGACGGCCAATCCAGAGCCATCACCACAAAAGCTGACAAAACGAGAAAATGGCAACTTAGCCGAGAGTTGGGCCAAGCAAGTGCTCGAACTGTTCGAGCGGAAAAAATTGGACGATCAGGAAGAGGAGTTCCTTATGGTGGACACTATACACAAAGTGCCTAAGAGCGAGTCCTTCATGAGTAAAGAAGCCTTCGAGAATCCCTCGCCGATATGCAACAACTACAATGTGGTTTATGAGTTCAATTCGGCGCCGGGAACCAGGATTGATTTGGCTAAATGGGGGATGGAAGCGTTGCCCGATAGCACCAGGGATCTGCTCCGGATACTGGCCTACGATGTGGATCATCTAAAACAGGCTCAGCTCAAGGCACAGCCAAACCAGCGCATACTGAAACTAAAACAGGAACAGCTTTTCAATTCACCATTTTCCGAACCGGAGGAATTCGATTCTGCGGCCCTTTACATAAATGCCTCGACCCAAACTGACTTCAGGCCCCACACGCACAGCGTCGGCACTCAGGCAAAACTGGAGGGACAGCCGAGAGGTGCCTTCTGGCAGGAACCGGACTTCGACATGACCTTTTTGACGACGCCCCAAATGAATGTGATGTTTTCTTTGCAAGAGCTCTGCCGAACACTGCCAAGCCCCGCGCATGCCTGCATACTCTACCAAGCCCTTCAACCTGCTCTGGATAACAAGCGCGAGTTTCGTTCACACAAATGA
- the LOC117187759 gene encoding myb-like protein AA isoform X2 — translation MTTALLTSASAMYTHQQQQQQQAQPSGRNSILKQQGSVKGDKRVSIQQTSSSNHNNNNNNNNNAKSATNVEYISEGAGSKVRLTAKPPAGPRPASLIITRSDSNSQFQLLRSSSVDYDDVEAQEHRTTIRTTLLEQQEEDEAFVLTARK, via the exons ATGACGACTGCATTGCTTACCTCAGCCTCGGCCATGTACacgcatcagcagcagcagcagcagcaggcgcagCCTTCGGGTCGCAATTCTATACTGAAGCAGCAGGGGAGTGTCAAGGGCGACAAGCGGGTATCGATTCAACAAACATCGAGCAGTAAtcataacaacaacaacaacaacaacaataatgcCAAGTCAGCAACGAATGTTGAATATATCTCCGAAGGAGCAGGAAGCAAAGTGCGACTAACCGCAAAGCCGCCAGCAG GACCCCGGCCAGCCTCGCTGATCATCACCAGGTCCGATTCCAACTCACAGTTCCAGCTGCTACGCTCCTCCTCAGTGGACTATGACGACGTAGAGGCCCAAGAGCACCGCACTACGATCCGGACGACACTGCTAGAGCAACAGGAGGAGGATGAAGCGTTCGTGCTTACAGCGCGCAAATGA
- the LOC117187758 gene encoding myb-like protein AA, with protein sequence MTTALLTSASAMYTHQQQQQQQAQPSGRNAILKQQGSVKGDKRVSIQQTSSSNHNNNNNNNNNAKSATNVEYISEGAGSKVRLTAKPPAGPRPASLIITRSDSSSQFQLLRSSSVDYDDVEAQEHRTTIRTTLLEQQEEDEAAPFVFTARK encoded by the exons ATGACGACTGCATTGCTTACCTCAGCCTCGGCCATGTACacgcatcagcagcagcagcagcagcaggcgcagCCTTCGGGTCGCAATGCTATACTGAAGCAGCAGGGGAGTGTCAAGGGCGACAAGCGGGTATCGATTCAACAAACATCGAGCAGTAAtcataacaacaacaacaacaacaacaataatgcCAAGTCAGCAACGAATGTTGAATATATCTCCGAAGGAGCAGGAAGCAAAGTGCGACTAACCGCAAAGCCGCCAGCAG GACCCCGGCCAGCCTCGCTGATCATCACCAGGTCCGATTCCAGCTCACAGTTCCAGCTGCTACGCTCCTCCTCAGTGGACTATGACGACGTGGAGGCCCAAGAGCACCGCACTACGATCCGGACGACACTGCTAGAGCAACAGGAGGAGGATGAAGCGGCACCGTTCGTGTTTACAGCGCGCAAATGA
- the LOC117187756 gene encoding probable serine/threonine-protein kinase DDB_G0291918: MTTALLTSASAMYTHQQQQQQQAQPSGRNSILKQQGSVKGDKRVSIQQTSSSNHNNNNNNNNNNNAKSATNVEYISEGAGSKVRLTAKPPAGPRPASLIITRSDSNSQFQLLRSSSVDYDDVEAQEHRTTIRTTLLEQQEEDEAAPFVFTARK, encoded by the exons ATGACGACTGCATTGCTTACCTCAGCCTCGGCCATGTACacgcatcagcagcagcagcagcagcaggcgcagCCTTCGGGTCGCAATTCTATACTGAAGCAGCAGGGGAGTGTCAAGGGCGACAAGCGGGTATCGATTCAACAAACATCGAGCAGTAAtcataacaacaacaacaacaacaacaacaacaataatgcCAAGTCAGCAACGAATGTTGAATATATCTCCGAAGGAGCAGGAAGCAAAGTGCGACTAACCGCAAAGCCGCCAGCAG GACCCCGGCCAGCCTCGCTGATCATCACCAGGTCCGATTCCAACTCACAGTTCCAGCTGCTACGCTCCTCCTCAGTGGACTATGACGACGTAGAGGCCCAAGAGCACCGCACTACGATCCGGACGACACTGCTAGAGCAACAGGAGGAGGATGAAGCGGCACCGTTCGTGTTTACAGCGCGCAAATGA
- the LOC117187793 gene encoding protein panoramix-like, with amino-acid sequence MNETEVKVEIKAEDNAKLGENETTPLRLRRLDENDETPLRTVGIPYSPDPTDFSTGCSGHGWESDHDDVEILSFPRTPRSELTKPNSPTNATEEPEEPLVKAQPEAPVVMAEPEVPVVKAEPAAAEVDFATVTAIIDELFDGLRENDIIQKLELDEHGLSGIPSGFSNRDEINNMDLEPPQPATPDSTDNLEELEACREATQKALEELDQFKEEPDERKKKKRKHKRGESEESVAEKRTQSNSPVDNNQKENKRTSRDNKRTSEEHQRDRRRHHEHNPRDDRRHHEHNPRDDRRHHDDSHRYNRHQHEDKPRDKRPREDNHRLKRGDHDANPRDNRRHYEDNERESKRLREDHQSEKRRHQEHKQMAIKRLREDNQTEVEGKRDLRVRVTLNVLPRIATIKQAPTSAVDSDSEFEWIYVRDDERHIKVVNREKLCQQEQNEAVAETANPEPSPQKLTKREKGNLAESRAKQVLELFERKKLDDQEEEFLMVDTIHKVPKSESFMSKEAFENPSPICNNYNVVYEFNSAPGTRIDLAKWGMEALPDSTRDLLRILAYDVDHLKQAQLKAQPNQRILKLKQEQLFNSPFSEPEEFDSAALYINASTQTDFRPHTHSVGTQAKLEGQPRGAFWQEPDFDMTFLTTPQMNVMFSLQELCRTLPSPAHACILYQALQPALDNKREFRSHK; translated from the coding sequence ATGAACGAAACTGAGGTAAAAGTTGAAATAAAAGCAGAAGATAATGCCAAACTCGGCGAGAACGAGACCACGCCGCTACGGCTACGGCGACTCGACGAGAACGACGAGACGCCGCTACGCACAGTTGGAATCCCTTATTCTCCGGACCCCACTGATTTCTCGACCGGTTGCAGTGGCCATGGATGGGAAAGCGACCACGACGATGTCGAGATCCTATCTTTTCCTCGTACTCCGCGAAGTGAACTGACAAAACCAAATAGTCCAACTAATGCCACCGAAGAGCCGGAGGAACCTCTTGTCAAGGCACAGCCTGAGGCTCCCGTTGTCATGGCTGAGCCTGAGGTTCCAGTTGTCAAGGCAGAACCGGCAGCTGCTGAAGTCGATTTTGCTACTGTTACAGCAATAATCGACGAACTATTCGATGGTCTCCGCGAAAACGATATAATTCAAAAATTGGAGTTAGACGAACATGGCTTGTCGGGCATTCCAAGTGGTTTCAGCAACAGGGATGAAATTAACAACATGGACTTGGAACCGCCCCAACCAGCTACGCCAGACTCAACGGACAACCTGGAAGAACTTGAAGCGTGCCGCGAAGCGACTCAGAAGGCGTTGGAAGAGTTGGATCAGTTCAAAGAGGAGCCAGATGAGCGTAAGAAGAAGAAGCGAAAGCACAAGAGGGGTGAATCTGAGGAAAGTGTTGCTGAAAAACGGACTCAAAGTAACAGTCCGGTCGATAATAATCAAAAGGAAAACAAGCGCACCTCACGGGACAATAAACGCACAAGCGAAGAGCATCAACGGGACAGGAGACGCCACCACGAACACAATCCAAGGGACGATAGACGCCATCACGAACACAATCCAAGAGACGATAGACGCCACCACGACGACAGTCATAGGTATAACAGACATCAACACGAGGATAAACCAAGGGACAAGCGTCCACGCGAGGATAATCACAGGCTCAAAAGAGGCGATCATGACGCTAACCCACGAGACAATAGACGCCACTATGAGGATAATGAAAGGGAAAGTAAACGACTACGCGAGGATCATCAAAGCGAAAAAAGACGCCATCAGGAGCATAAGCAAATGGCTATTAAACGTCTACGCGAAGATAATCAAACTGAAGTCGAAGGCAAGCGTGATCTTAGGGTGAGAGTAACATTAAATGTCCTGCCGCGCATCGCCACAATAAAACAAGCGCCGACGTCCGCAGTGGATTCAGATTCGGAGTTTGAGTGGATTTATGTTCGAGACGACGAGAGGCACATCAAAGTCGTAAATCGCGAGAAGTTGTGCCAGCAGGAGCAGAATGAGGCCGTTGCAGAGACGGCCAATCCAGAGCCATCACCACAAAAGCTGACAAAACGAGAAAAGGGCAACTTAGCCGAGAGTCGGGCCAAGCAAGTGCTCGAACTGTTCGAGCGGAAAAAATTGGACGATCAGGAAGAGGAGTTCCTTATGGTGGACACTATACACAAAGTGCCTAAGAGCGAGTCCTTCATGAGTAAAGAAGCCTTCGAGAATCCCTCGCCGATATGCAACAACTACAATGTGGTTTATGAGTTCAATTCGGCGCCGGGAACCAGGATTGATTTGGCTAAATGGGGGATGGAAGCGTTGCCCGATAGCACCAGGGATCTGCTCCGGATACTGGCCTACGATGTGGATCATCTAAAACAGGCTCAGCTCAAGGCACAGCCAAACCAGCGCATACTGAAACTAAAACAGGAACAGCTTTTCAATTCACCATTTTCCGAACCGGAGGAATTCGATTCTGCGGCCCTTTACATAAATGCCTCGACCCAAACTGACTTCAGGCCCCACACGCACAGCGTCGGCACTCAGGCAAAACTGGAGGGACAGCCGAGAGGTGCCTTCTGGCAGGAACCGGACTTCGACATGACCTTTTTGACGACGCCCCAAATGAATGTGATGTTTTCTTTGCAAGAGCTCTGCCGAACACTGCCAAGCCCCGCGCATGCCTGCATACTCTACCAAGCCCTTCAACCTGCTCTGGATAACAAGCGCGAGTTTCGTTCACACAAATGA
- the LOC117187791 gene encoding protein panoramix-like, with translation MNETEVKVEIKAEDNAKLGENETTPLRLRRLDENDETPLRTVGIPHSPDPTDFSTGCSGHGWESDHDDVEILSFPRTPRSELTKPNSPTNATEEPEEPLVKAQPEAPVVMAEPEVSVVKAEPAAAEVDFATVTAIIDELFDIIQKLELDEHGLSGIPSGFSNRDEINNMDLEPPQPATPDSTDNLEELEACREATQKALEELDQFKEEPDERKKKKRKHKRGESEESVAEKRTQSNSPVDDNQKENKRTSRDNKRTSEEHQRDRRRHHEHNPRDDRRHHEHNPRDDRRHHDDSHRYNRHQHEDKPRDKRPREDNHRLKRGDHDANPRDNRRHYEDNKRESKRLREDHQSEKRRHQEHKQMAIKRLREDNQTEVEGKRDLRVRVTLNVLPRIATIKQAPTSAVDSDSEFEWIYVRDDERHIKVVNREKLCQQEQSEAVAETANPEPSPQKLTKREKGNLAESRAKHVLELFERKKLDDQEEEFLMVDTVHKVPKSESFMSKEAFENPSPICNNYNVVYEFNSAPGTRIDLAKWGMEALPDSTRDLLRILAYDVDHLKQAQLKAQPNQRILKLKQEQLFNSPFSEPEEFDSAALYINASTQTDFRPHTHSVGTQAKLEGQPRGAFWQEPDFDMTFLTTPQMNVMFSLQELCRTLPSPAHACILYQALQPALDNKREFRSHK, from the coding sequence GTCGAGATCCTATCTTTTCCTCGTACTCCGCGAAGTGAACTGACAAAACCAAATAGTCCAACTAATGCCACCGAAGAGCCGGAGGAACCTCTTGTCAAGGCACAGCCTGAGGCTCCCGTTGTCATGGCTGAGCCTGAGGTTTCAGTTGTCAAGGCAGAACCGGCAGCTGCTGAAGTCGATTTTGCTACTGTTACAGCAATAATCGACGAACTATTCGATATAATTCAAAAATTGGAGTTAGACGAACATGGCTTGTCGGGCATTCCAAGTGGTTTCAGCAACAGGGATGAAATTAACAACATGGACTTGGAACCGCCCCAACCAGCTACGCCAGACTCAACGGACAACCTGGAAGAACTTGAAGCGTGCCGCGAAGCGACTCAGAAGGCGTTGGAAGAGTTGGATCAGTTCAAAGAGGAGCCAGATGAGCGTAAGAAGAAGAAGCGAAAGCACAAGAGGGGTGAATCTGAGGAAAGTGTTGCTGAAAAACGGACTCAAAGTAACAGTCCGGTCGATGATAATCAAAAGGAAAACAAGCGCACCTCACGGGACAATAAACGCACAAGCGAAGAGCATCAACGGGACAGGAGACGCCACCACGAACACAATCCAAGGGACGATAGACGCCATCACGAACACAATCCAAGAGACGATAGACGCCACCACGACGACAGTCATAGGTATAACAGACATCAACACGAGGATAAACCAAGGGACAAGCGTCCACGCGAGGATAATCACAGGCTCAAAAGAGGCGATCATGACGCTAACCCACGAGACAATAGACGCCACTATGAGGATAATAAAAGGGAAAGTAAACGACTACGCGAGGATCATCAAAGCGAAAAAAGACGCCATCAGGAGCATAAGCAAATGGCTATTAAACGTCTACGCGAAGATAATCAAACTGAAGTCGAAGGCAAGCGTGATCTTAGGGTGAGAGTAACATTAAATGTCCTGCCGCGCATCGCCACAATAAAACAAGCGCCGACGTCCGCAGTGGATTCAGATTCGGAGTTTGAGTGGATTTATGTTCGAGACGACGAGAGGCACATCAAAGTCGTAAATCGCGAGAAGTTGTGCCAGCAGGAGCAGAGTGAGGCCGTTGCAGAGACGGCCAATCCAGAGCCATCACCACAAAAGCTGACAAAACGAGAAAAGGGCAACTTAGCCGAGAGTCGGGCCAAGCACGTGCTCGAACTGTTCGAGCGGAAAAAATTGGACGATCAGGAAGAGGAGTTCCTTATGGTGGACACTGTACACAAAGTGCCTAAGAGCGAGTCCTTCATGAGTAAAGAAGCCTTCGAGAATCCCTCGCCGATATGCAACAACTACAATGTGGTTTATGAGTTCAATTCGGCGCCGGGAACCAGGATTGATTTGGCTAAATGGGGGATGGAAGCGTTGCCCGATAGCACCAGGGATCTGCTCCGGATACTGGCCTACGATGTGGATCATCTAAAACAGGCTCAGCTCAAGGCACAGCCAAACCAGCGCATACTGAAACTAAAACAGGAACAGCTTTTCAATTCACCATTTTCCGAACCGGAGGAATTCGATTCTGCGGCCCTTTACATAAATGCCTCGACCCAAACTGACTTCAGGCCCCACACGCACAGCGTCGGCACTCAGGCAAAACTGGAGGGACAGCCGAGAGGTGCCTTCTGGCAGGAACCGGACTTCGACATGACCTTTTTGACGACGCCCCAAATGAATGTGATGTTTTCTTTGCAAGAGCTCTGCCGAACACTGCCAAGCCCCGCGCATGCCTGCATACTCTACCAAGCCCTTCAACCTGCTCTGGATAACAAGCGCGAGTTTCGTTCACACAAATGA